One Branchiostoma lanceolatum isolate klBraLanc5 chromosome 18, klBraLanc5.hap2, whole genome shotgun sequence DNA window includes the following coding sequences:
- the LOC136424659 gene encoding streptococcal hemagglutinin-like: protein MVAPYALSTIQTSFINAISSGQLVTLAVEKSSATFTKDVSVSSTATMTVTQSWSNDLQVQTSKAYKDLQIRVEQEMTEKLVQTVGFHTIRVVNFKKTEANQVQVIVRIVAAGYSLTQAQQAFVRVLQTGRVVTIPVISTSATVRKDVTKSRTAQMTLAKQWSAELTNMTSVVTTALTKEVEEALRVELSETPGFQRVVIVDFKNSSTSTVVVTTRLMAASYAVKNIQNVFVSRVSSGKIGRVTVQPQSAVVTEDVSTSATVSMSVPVTWSVDFQNKSSQAYQDLKVKIEQNVNEKLLTTAGLSGIEVTQLKQTQSGKVEVILRVVAAQYALTQVQQNFVTLVQTGRIGTLDAISSSAIIKKDVTLSKTAEMTVSQVWSAELANTSSKAFAILKTQVQEAVTSELVDTIGFQRVDVTTFKQGTSNTTVAVMRMIVAAYASKAVETSFQQVVSTGQVGTLSLNSTSATITTDVSVSSTMTMSVAQNWTIDLVNRTTEAYTVLVRKIEQEMTQKLLVNVGFQGLEVTQFKQTKSNQILVIVRIVTAVYAQTSTQQTFITTVQSGRVGSLSVVRTSAAIKTDGKQ, encoded by the exons ATGGTAGCTCCCTATGCCCTGTCTACCATCCAGACATCCTTCATTAATGCAATCTCCTCTGGACAACTTGTGACTCTTGCAGTGGAAAAATCCTCTGCTACCTTTACCAAAGATG TGAGTGTGTCATCAACTGCCACTATGACCGTTACCCAGTCATGGTCCAATGATCTACAAGTCCAGACATCAAAAGCTTACAAAGACCTACAAATACGTGTAGAACAAGAG ATGACAGAAAAGTTAGTACAGACTGTTGGATTCCATACGATCAGAGTGGTCAACTTTAAGAAAAC GGAAGCCAATCAGGTACAGGTGATCGTCAGGATCGTTGCAGCGGGGTATTCTTTGACTCAGGCTCAACAAGCCTTTGTGAGAGTGTTGCAGACAGGAAGGGTGGTCACCATCCCTGTCATATCGACATCTGCAACTGTTAGGAAGGACG TAACAAAGTCACGGACAGCCCAGATGACCTTGGCCAAGCAGTGGTCAGCTGAGCTAACAAACATGACATCTGTTGTCACAACGGCTCTAACCAAAGAAGTGGAAGAAGCA CTGAGAGTAGAGCTTTCTGAGACACCAGGCTTTCAGCGTGTTGTCATTGTTGACTTCAAAAATAG tTCTACGTCCACAGTAGTTGTGACAACTCGGTTGATGGCTGCATCCTATGCAGTGAAGAATATTCAGAACGTTTTTGTATCAAGAGTTTCGTCTGGAAAGATTGGGAGAGTCACAGTGCAGCCTCAGTCTGCTGTTGTAACTGAAGATG TCAGTACATCGGCCACTGTGTCGATGTCCGTACCTGTGACCTGGTCTGTGGATTTCCAGAACAAATCATCACAAGCGTACCAGGACCTCAAGGTCAAAATAGAGCAAAAT GTGAATGAAAAGTTGCTGACAACAGCTGGTCTCAGTGGTATAGAAGTCACTCAGCTGAAGCAAAC ACAATCAGGAAAAGTTGAGGTTATTCTGAGGGTTGTTGCTGCCCAGTATGCTTTGACTCAAGTCCAGCAGAACTTTGTGACGCTTGTGCAAACTGGCAGGATTGGAACTCTGGATGCCATTTCCTCATCTGCTATCATAAAGAAAGATG TGACCCTTTCCAAGACCGCTGAGATGACCGTTAGCCAGGTCTGGTCAGCCGAATTAGCCAACACCAGCAGCAAGGCCTTCGCCATACTGAAAACTCAAGTGCAGGAGGCT GTGACGTCAGAGCTGGTAGACACCATTGGTTTCCAACGTGTAGATGTCACAACATTCAAGCAGGG AACCAGCAACACCACTGTTGCAGTGATGCGGATGATTGTTGCCGCCTACGCAAGCAAAGCTGTCGAGACGTCATTCCAACAAGTCGTCTCAACAGGACAAGTTGGAACCCTTAGTCTGAACTCAACATCAGCTACGATAACCACAGATG TGAGCGTGTCATCTACAATGACGATGTCTGTGGCACAGAACTGGACTATAGACCTGGTGAACAGAACAACAGAGGCCTACACAGTACTTGTTCGCAAGATAGAACAGGAG ATGACCCAGAAACTTCTGGTGAACGTTGGATTCCAAGGGCTTGAAGTGACTCAGTTTAAACAAAC GAAGTCCAATCAGATCCTTGTGATAGTGAGGATTGTAACGGCTGTGTACGCCCAGACATCGACACAGCAGACCTTCATCACCACAGTGCAGTCTGGCCGCGTAGGAAGCCTGTCTGTGGTCCGCACGTCAGCGGCCATCAAAACGGACG GGAAGCAATAA
- the LOC136424660 gene encoding von Willebrand factor A domain-containing protein 2-like, which yields MPNFRLMKDFVKKYVQAFDIQPGTNRIGVVQYGATVQEALSLAANNALSDVLSTIDNLRHLGGGTFTQAALQHLKDTSFTQKSGDRMGYPNVAVLVTVGKPFDSPAAVAKELRDTGVHLFAVGVGSGLGNTTLEDITGYQPFAFQLNNFTDLENDAHRLQVIQAVCRGRDECASSPCQNGGACVNGDYSYRCVCQKDFGGYNCERCGLPTTG from the exons ATGCCAAACTTCAGACTCATGAAGGACTTTGTCAAGAAATATGTCCAAGCTTTCGACATCCAGCCAGGTACAAATCGAATCGGGGTGGTACAATACGGAGCTACAGTTCAGGAAGCGCTCTCATTGGCTGCGAACAACGCTCTGTCTGATGTTCTCTCAACCATCGACAACTTGAGACATCTGGGAGGCGGTACCTTCACACAAGCTGCATTACAACATCTTAAAGACACAAGCTTCACACAGAAGAGTGGAGATCGGATGGGTTATCCCAACGTAGCCGTTCTTGTGACGGTCGGGAAACCGTTTGACTCTCCCGCTGCTGTTGCGAAGGAACTTCGTGACACGGGAGTGCACTTGTTTGCGGTCGGCGTAGGAAGCGGACTCGGAAATACCACACTGGAAGATATAACAGGGTATCAGCCATTTGCTTTTCAGTTGAACAACTTCACAGACCTGGAGAACGATGCACATCGTCTACAGGTGATACAAGCTGTCTGCCGTG GTCGTGATGAATGTGCGTCCAGCCCATGTCAGAACGGAGGAGCATGTGTCAATGGAGACTACTCTTACCGGTGTGTTTGCCAAAAAGACTTCGGCGGTTACAACTGCGAGCGCTGTGGTTTACCCACAACAGGTTAG
- the LOC136423801 gene encoding zonadhesin-like — MITPLVVGRYIHVNQSGDHIVLTTDFGLRVSYDGKQEVMVSLPGCFANRTSGLCGNYNGDAGDDNRTADGMTASSDAAFVNSWQMKNDSCPPLAEFSFPMCQNMSAYLPNNTSNTTNFNMTAMPCHFFMSEINKCSKVVSPRLFFRACVQEHCALKRGQDRICQTYEAYSHECARRGVILNWRNENFCPKTCPANSNYTACMSACPATCGNPDAQKQCFVNTGQQFCVEGCRCKEGYVLSGSECILKEQCGCTKDGIYHKGNSTWTDAHHQQCTCSGNNTVSCKYVSCSHGLMWGLEKGVYKCLMPTKNFFSGQNFGNKTYHSACDNKPCKNNGSCTLGVDKWSYYCDCSDGFEGPQCQTCREEIVILVVLGVLTVMEIAMVVVTLLLFSAW; from the exons ATGATCACGCCTCTTGTGGTGGGACGGTACATCCATGTCAATCAAAGTGGCGACCACATCGTCCTTACCACGGACTTTGGGCTGAGGGTCAGCTACGATGGCAAGCAAGAGGTCATGGTATCCCTCCCAGGGTGCTTTGCAAACAGGACGTCCGGACTCTGTGGGAACTACAATGGTGATGCGGGTGACGATAACCGTACAGCCGACGGCATGACGGCTTCGTCAGATGCCGCGTTTGTTAACAGCTGGCAGATGAAGAATGACAG TTGTCCACCGTTGGCAGAGTTTTCCTTCCCGATGTGTCAGAACATGTCTGCCTACCTTCCCAACAACACTTCAAACACTACAAACTTCAACATGACTGCCATGCCCTGCCATTTCTTCATGTCGGAGATCAACAAGTGTTCCAAGGTCGTGTCCCCCCGGCTGTTCTTCCGCGCCTGCGTACAGGAGCACTGTGCGCTGAAGCGCGGTCAGGATCGGATCTGTCAGACGTACGAGGCTTACAGTCACGAGTGCGCGAGACGTGGAGTCATTCTGAACTGGAGAAATGAGAACTTCTGTC CAAAAACATGTCCAGCCAATAGTAACTACACAGCGTGCATGTCGGCCTGCCCTGCTACATGTGGCAACCCTGACGCACAGAAACAGTGTTTCGTCAACACCGGTCAGCAGTTCTGCGTGGAAGGATGTCGCTGTAAGGAGGGCTACGTCTTGAGTGGAAGTGAATGCATCTTGAAGGAGCAATGTGGCTGCACCAAGGATGGAATCTACCACAAG GGAAACTCTACATGGACAGATGCACACCACCAACAGTGCACCTGCTCTGGCAACAACACAGTCAGCTGCAAGTACGTCAGCTGTAGTCATGGTCTCATGTGGGGCCTAGAGAAAGGCGTCTACAAATGCCTAATGCCAACCAAGAACT TCTTCTCAGGACAGAATTTCGGAAATAAGACTTACCATTCGGCCTGCGATAACAAGCCCTGCAAGAACAACGGCAGCTGTACACTCGGGGTGGACAAGTGGTCGTACTACTGCGACTGCTCTGATGGTTTTGAGGGACCGCAGTGTCAGACATGTAGGGAGGAGATAGTGATATTGGTTGTTCTAGGGGTGCTGACAGTGATGGAAATAGCCATGGTTGTGGTTACGCTCCTACTTTTTTCTGCTTGGTGA